From the genome of Luteibacter rhizovicinus DSM 16549:
CGACTCGATCCTCGCGCAGCGGCTGCGCCAGCAGGAGGGCATCGCCTCGGTGGACATCGCCGGCAGCGCCACGCCGGCCATTCGCGTGGACGTGAACCTGCGCGCGCTCAATGCCATGGGCCTGTCGCCGGACCAGCTGCGTAATGCGCTCACCGCCGCCAACGTGACCTCGCCGCAGGGCTTCCTCACCGACGGTTATAGCAACATCGCCGTGACCGCGACGGACTCCCTGCATACGGCCGACGACTTCGGCAAGCTGGTGATCGCGGTCAAGAACAGCGTGCCGATCCGCCTGTCCGACATCGCGCATGTGTACGACGGTCAGCAGGATGCCTACCAGGCCGCATGGTTCAACGGTAAGCCCGGCATCCTGATGTACGTGTATCGCAAGTCGGATGCGAACGTCATCGAGACGGTCGACCGCATCAAGGCGCAGATCCCGACCATGCAGGCCTGGTTGCCGGCTGGCGTCAAACTGCACTCGTTCTTCGACGGCACGCCGACGATCCGTGCCTCGCTCCACGAAGTGCAGGCGACCCTGCTGATCAGCCTCGGCATGGTGATCATGACGATGGCGCTGTTCCTGCGCCGGCTCGCGCCCACCGTCATCGCTGGCCTTGCCGTGCCCTTGTCGCTGGCTGGCGCCTTCGTGGCCATGTATTGCTTCGGCTATACGCTGAACAACCTGACCCTGCTGGCCCTGGTGATCGCGATCGGTTTCGTCGTCGACGATGCCATCGTGGTCATCGAGAATGTCATCCGGCACATGGACGAAGGTCTTTCCCGATTCGAAGCCGCCTTGCTCGGCGCGCGCGAGATCGGCTTCACCATCGTGTCGATTACCGCGTCACTCATCGCGGTGTTCATTCCTTTGTTGTTTGCCGGCGGCATCACCGGCATGTTCTTCAAGGAGTTCACGGTCACCCTGGTCGCCGCGATCGTGGTCTCGGCACTGGTCTCGCTTACGCTGACGCCGTCGCTCTGCGGTCATTTCCTCAAGGCGCACAAGAACGACAAGCCCGAGTCGCGGCTGGGTCGGGCGCTGGAGCGTGGGCAGGAACGACTGATCGGGGTCTATCGCCGTGCGCTGGACTGGTCGTTGCGCCACGCGCTGCTGATGGCGCTCACGCCGCTGGTGCTGGTCGGCATCACCTTCGTGCTTGCCGGCATGGTCAAGGGCGGCTTCTTCCCGCCGCAGGACACAGGACTGATGGCCGCGCGCGCCACGGCCAGCTCGACGGTCTCCTTCGGCGAGATGAAGTCGCGCCAGGCACGCCTCACCGAGATGCTGCTCGCCGATCCCGACGTAAAGTCAGTCGGCTCGCGTCTGGGCACCAGTCGCACCGGTTCGACGGGCTCGTTCAATATCGAGTTGAAGACCGTGGCGGATGGTCGTGAAGACACCACCTTCGACGCACTCGATCGTATTTCCGCCAAGGCCAATAAATACCCCGATCTCAACCTGCGCCTGCGTCCCATCCAGGACCTTCCCACCGGCGGTGGCGGTGGTACGTCGCAGGGTGGCCAGTACTCGGTATCGCTCAAAGGCAACGATGTCGCCGAGCTGCAGGAGTGGTTGCCCAAGCTGGTCGACGCGCTGAAGAAGAACAAGATGCTCAAGGACGTCGGCAGCGATATCGACGCCGCCGGGCTGCGCCAGAACATCGTGATCGATCGCGACACGGCGGGGCGCCTCGGCGTTTCCATCGGCAATATCGACGGCGCGCTGTACAACGCCTTCGGCCAGCGTGCGGTGTCGACGATCTACTCGGACATCAACCAGTACCGCGTCATCGTCAATGCCTTGCCGCAGATGGCGGCCACGCCGGAGTCGCTCAACCAGATCTACGTGAAGGCGGACTCCGGTGCCATGGTGCCGATGTCCGCGGTGACCAAGCAGGTACCGGGACTCGCACCGACCCAGATCGTCCACGAAGATCAGTACACGAGCATGGGCGTCAGCTTCAACCTGGCTCCCGGCGTGAGCATGGGCGAGGCGATGGAAATCATCCAGAAAACGATCAACGGCATGCGCATGCCTGGCGATATCCGTCTGGATGCGGGCAGCGACTTCAGGCGCTTCCAGCAGTCACAGAGCGACATGCCGCTGCTGATCCTGGCCGCGATCATCGTCGTCTACCTGCTGATGGGTATGCTCTACGAGAGCCTGATCCATCCGGTGACGATTCTTTCCACGCTGCCGGCGGCGGGTGTGGGTGCACTCGCTGCGCTGGTGATCACCGATACGGAGCTATCCGTCGTGGCGATGATCGCGTTGGTCCTGCTCATCGGCATCGTAAAGAAGAACGCGATCATGATGATCGACTTCGCTCTCGTTGCCGAGCGCGAGCATCACCTGAACTCGAGGGAGGCGATCCGCGAGGCCTGCCTGGTCCGTTTCCGCCCGATCATGATGACCACCATGGTGGCGATCCTCGCCGCACTGCCGCTGGCCATCGGCCTGGGCGAAGGCTCCGAGCTGCGTCGCCCGCTGGGTATCGCGATGATCGGCGGCCTGATCATTTCGCAGAGCCTGACCCTGCTGTCGACCCCGGCGCTGTACGTGATTTTCGCCTGCCTGTCGGAGCGCTGGAAAGCCCGCAAGGCCCGCCGCCGCGAAGCGCGCATCCTGCGCCTGAGCACCCGGTAGGCGCCCCTGTGCCCCGGCGGCATAACTGCATTGCTGCGTAGCGGCTTTCCCGCCTGCCGCCATCCGCGCCACAATGGTCCGGTTTCCCGCTCGCCGGTGCGCCCTTGAGGCTTGCGCCGGCGGGCCCCATGACCTGGCCCACTCAAGCATAAGGCTCGCCGAATCATGTCCAGCTCGCCCAAGATCATCTACACCCTCACCGACGAGGCCCCGTTCCTCGCCACGGCGTCGTTCCTGCCGATCATCGAGGCCTTTGCGGGCACCGCCGGCGTGGCTGTCGAGACGCGCGATATCTCGCTCGCCGGCCGCATCCTCTCGCAGTTTCCGGATTACCTCAGCGACGCCCAGAAAATCGGCGATCACCTGGCGGAACTCGGTGCCCTGGCGACCACGCCGGACGCCAACATCATCAAGCTGCCCAACATCAGCGCCTCCGTGCCGCAGATGAAGGCCGCGATCCGCGAGCTCCAGTCGCAGGGTTACAAGCTGCCCGATTACGTCGATGCTCCTTCCACCGACGAGCAGAAGGACACGAACGCGCGCTATGGCAAGGCCATGGGCAGTGCCGTGAATCCCGTGCTGCGCGAAGGTAATTCCGACCGCCGCGCGCCGCTTTCGGTGAAGAACTTCGCTCGTAAGCACCCGCACCGCATGGGCAAGTGGTCGAGCGAATCGAAGTCGCATGTCTCGCACATGGACGGCGGTGATTTCTACGGCAGCGAGACGTCGGCCACGCTGGAGAAGGCGGGCAACCTGCGTATTGAATTCACGGCGGCCGATGGCAGCGTGAAAGTGCTGAAGGACAAGGTCGCGGTCAAGGTTGGCGAGATCGTCGACGCCGCAGTGATGAGCAAGAAGGCTCTCGCCAGCTTCATCGATGCGCAGATCGCCGATGCGCAGGCGAAGGGCGTGCTCTTCTCGCTGCACCTGAAGGCCACCATGATGAAGGTGTCCGATCCGATCATGTTCGGCATCGTCGTACGCGAATTCTATAAGGACGTGCTGGGCAAGCACGCCGATGCGCTCAAGCAGATCGGCTTCGACGCCAATAACGGCATCGGCGACCTCTACGCCCGTTTCGACAAGCTCGATGCGACCACGCGCGCGGCGATCGAAGCCGACCTGAAAGCCGTGTACGCGAACCGCCCGGCGCTGGCCATGGTCAACTCCGACAAGGGCATCACCAACCTTCACGTGCCCAGCGACGTCATCGTCGACGCTTCCATGCCGGCGATGATCCGCGACTCCGGTGGCATGTGGAACGGTGAAGGCAAGCTGCAGGACGCCAAGGCCGTCATCCCCGATCGCTCGTATGCGGGTGTGTACCAGGCCGTGATCGAGGACTGCATCGCCCACGGGGCATTCGATCCGGCGACCATGGGCAGCGTGCCCAACGTCGGCCTGATGGCGCAGAAGGCCGAGGAGTACGGTTCGCACGACAAGACGTTCCAGATTCCGGCAGACGGCAAGGTGCGCGTCATCGCCGATGACGGCAGCGTTGTCTTCGAGCACGCCGTCGAGGCGGGCGACATCTGGCGCATGTGCCAGACCAAGGACGCACCGATCCAGGATTGGGTGAAGCTCGCCGTACAGCGTGCACGCCTCTCGGCGACGCCGGCCGTGTTCTGGCTGGACAAGAGCCGCGCCCATGACGCGCAGGTGATCGCCAAGGTCGAGCGCTACCTCAAGGATCACGACACGAGCGGTCTGGACATTCGCATCCTCGATCCGGTCGCGGCGACGAAGCTGTCGCTGGATCGCATCCGCAAGGGCGAGGACACCATCTCGGTCACCGGTAACGTGCTGCGTGATTACCTGACCGACCTGTTCCCGATCATGGAGCTGGGCACCTCGGCGAAGATGCTCTCCATCGTGCCGCTGATGGCCGGTGGTGGCCTGTTCGAAACCGGCGCGGGTGGTTCGGCGCCGAAGCACGTCCAGCAGTTCGTCGAAGAGGATTACCTGCGTTGGGATTCGCTGGGTGAGTTCCTCGCGCTGGCGGCGTCGCTCGAACACCTCGGCGAGCGCTACGACAACCAGCACGCCCGCGTGCTTGCGAAGACGCTCGACGTGGCCAATGGCCGCTTCCTCGACAGCAACAAGTCGCCAGCGCGCAAGGTCGGCGAGATCGACAACCGTGGCAGCCACTTCTACCTGGCCATGTACTGGGCTGAAGCGCTCGCTGCGCAGAACGACGACGCGGACCTGAAGGCGCGGTTCACGGCGGTGGCGAAGGAGCTGGCCGAGAACGAAGAAAAGATCATCGGTGAACTCAACGGTGCGCAGGGCAAGCCGGTCGAGATCAAGGGCTACTACCACCCGGACATGGCCCTGGTCAGCGCAGCGATGCGTCCCAGCGCCACGTTCAACCAGGCGATCGCAACGCTGCTCGCCTCGCGTTGACCGGGTCCCTGCGGGACGCCGCCTACGCGGCCCCCGCAGGGTCTGTCCTTACTCCTGTCGCAGGCCCCAGCTTGCGGGCATCGCCTCGATCGCCCACTGGGCGATCAGTTCGTGCACACGCGTGGTGGGGTGCAGGCTGTCCCAGAACACATACGTTGACGGGTCGGTGCAGCCGGCCCTCGGTGTCTGCGTCTGGAGGTAGGTGAGCGAGCCGGGCGAATCGATCTCAAGGCAGGACTCTCGCGCGTTCGTGAAGCCGAGTGTCGCCGGGCTGGCAATGAGCTCGTCGAAGCGCTTGCGTGCATCCATGATGTGGATCTCCGTACCCTCGGTGCGCGCGACTATCCGGGCGACCACGTCGCGAATCCGCGAGTTGTAGTACTCGACTTTTCCCAGCACCGTGCTTTCATCGGTGCGGCCACCCTGCATGGTGAATACGGGCGCGAGAGTCAGGTCCGGCAGGTTCACGATGAGGATCCGGCGTGCACCGCCTGCAACAAGCTTTTCGAGCAGCTTTTCCTGGTCGATGACAACCTGTTTCGCTGCCTGGGTGTCGTTGACGAAATCGTTGCCGCCGATCAGGAAGGTGAACAGAGTACGTGACGGCTCGTAGCCGTCCGCTTTCGACGCGTACTCGAAAAAGCTGTCTATCTGTTTTCCGACGCCCTGGATCAATCCGACCTGAGCGTCTTTCGTCTGTGCGCCGCCCACCGCCCAGTTGTTCAGCGTGAGGCCCGTACGCATGGCGAGGTGCTCGACCCAGATGGGACCGTTGCTGAAACGGCCCACATACCACGACGCCCTGTAAGGGAGGAGCCACTGGGACTCGTTGTACATGTTCCGGGAGTCGCTCAGGCTGTCCCCGAATGACACGATGCGCTCGATGGGCCTGCCTTTCGCCAGGTCGCCGTTATGCCAGATGTCGTAGTTGTTGCTCACGCCGCCGCTGGTCGCGCTGATCAAGGCCAGCTGGTTGGCCACGGAGATCCTGGCGATCCTGTCGACGCAGACGTTGTGGAGCTCGGTCGGCGAAGCGTTCGTGAAGAACATGCTGCGTGACCTGAGGATGTCC
Proteins encoded in this window:
- a CDS encoding efflux RND transporter permease subunit, producing the protein MNISGPFIRRPIGTTLLAIGLFVVGMICYSLLGVAALPNIQFPAIFVQAQQSGADASTMASTVAAPLERHLGQVPGVESMRSNSSEGSTFVLLFFQNGTNIDAAARDVQSAINAAQPDLPAGLLNAPSYQKANPNDDPVIVLALTSDTVAPTELYNVADSILAQRLRQQEGIASVDIAGSATPAIRVDVNLRALNAMGLSPDQLRNALTAANVTSPQGFLTDGYSNIAVTATDSLHTADDFGKLVIAVKNSVPIRLSDIAHVYDGQQDAYQAAWFNGKPGILMYVYRKSDANVIETVDRIKAQIPTMQAWLPAGVKLHSFFDGTPTIRASLHEVQATLLISLGMVIMTMALFLRRLAPTVIAGLAVPLSLAGAFVAMYCFGYTLNNLTLLALVIAIGFVVDDAIVVIENVIRHMDEGLSRFEAALLGAREIGFTIVSITASLIAVFIPLLFAGGITGMFFKEFTVTLVAAIVVSALVSLTLTPSLCGHFLKAHKNDKPESRLGRALERGQERLIGVYRRALDWSLRHALLMALTPLVLVGITFVLAGMVKGGFFPPQDTGLMAARATASSTVSFGEMKSRQARLTEMLLADPDVKSVGSRLGTSRTGSTGSFNIELKTVADGREDTTFDALDRISAKANKYPDLNLRLRPIQDLPTGGGGGTSQGGQYSVSLKGNDVAELQEWLPKLVDALKKNKMLKDVGSDIDAAGLRQNIVIDRDTAGRLGVSIGNIDGALYNAFGQRAVSTIYSDINQYRVIVNALPQMAATPESLNQIYVKADSGAMVPMSAVTKQVPGLAPTQIVHEDQYTSMGVSFNLAPGVSMGEAMEIIQKTINGMRMPGDIRLDAGSDFRRFQQSQSDMPLLILAAIIVVYLLMGMLYESLIHPVTILSTLPAAGVGALAALVITDTELSVVAMIALVLLIGIVKKNAIMMIDFALVAEREHHLNSREAIREACLVRFRPIMMTTMVAILAALPLAIGLGEGSELRRPLGIAMIGGLIISQSLTLLSTPALYVIFACLSERWKARKARRREARILRLSTR
- a CDS encoding NADP-dependent isocitrate dehydrogenase, with the protein product MSSSPKIIYTLTDEAPFLATASFLPIIEAFAGTAGVAVETRDISLAGRILSQFPDYLSDAQKIGDHLAELGALATTPDANIIKLPNISASVPQMKAAIRELQSQGYKLPDYVDAPSTDEQKDTNARYGKAMGSAVNPVLREGNSDRRAPLSVKNFARKHPHRMGKWSSESKSHVSHMDGGDFYGSETSATLEKAGNLRIEFTAADGSVKVLKDKVAVKVGEIVDAAVMSKKALASFIDAQIADAQAKGVLFSLHLKATMMKVSDPIMFGIVVREFYKDVLGKHADALKQIGFDANNGIGDLYARFDKLDATTRAAIEADLKAVYANRPALAMVNSDKGITNLHVPSDVIVDASMPAMIRDSGGMWNGEGKLQDAKAVIPDRSYAGVYQAVIEDCIAHGAFDPATMGSVPNVGLMAQKAEEYGSHDKTFQIPADGKVRVIADDGSVVFEHAVEAGDIWRMCQTKDAPIQDWVKLAVQRARLSATPAVFWLDKSRAHDAQVIAKVERYLKDHDTSGLDIRILDPVAATKLSLDRIRKGEDTISVTGNVLRDYLTDLFPIMELGTSAKMLSIVPLMAGGGLFETGAGGSAPKHVQQFVEEDYLRWDSLGEFLALAASLEHLGERYDNQHARVLAKTLDVANGRFLDSNKSPARKVGEIDNRGSHFYLAMYWAEALAAQNDDADLKARFTAVAKELAENEEKIIGELNGAQGKPVEIKGYYHPDMALVSAAMRPSATFNQAIATLLASR
- a CDS encoding SGNH/GDSL hydrolase family protein, which encodes MSRNGHRVMLAALACISTVPGRAAAVANEAPASLDTATTTDVRCHFTLQSDPMNVKTDFVDAGIRLKGYWHSTDILRSRSMFFTNASPTELHNVCVDRIARISVANQLALISATSGGVSNNYDIWHNGDLAKGRPIERIVSFGDSLSDSRNMYNESQWLLPYRASWYVGRFSNGPIWVEHLAMRTGLTLNNWAVGGAQTKDAQVGLIQGVGKQIDSFFEYASKADGYEPSRTLFTFLIGGNDFVNDTQAAKQVVIDQEKLLEKLVAGGARRILIVNLPDLTLAPVFTMQGGRTDESTVLGKVEYYNSRIRDVVARIVARTEGTEIHIMDARKRFDELIASPATLGFTNARESCLEIDSPGSLTYLQTQTPRAGCTDPSTYVFWDSLHPTTRVHELIAQWAIEAMPASWGLRQE